In Chrysemys picta bellii isolate R12L10 chromosome 22, ASM1138683v2, whole genome shotgun sequence, the genomic stretch gggagggactttgggtgcgggagtgggctcagggctggggcagggggttggggtgtgggagggggatgaggggcaTCTGcttcaggagggagtttgggtgtggggggagctcagagctggggctggggagtggggtgtgAGTTCTGACTGGGTGGCGTTGACCTCAGGCAGcacccggaagcagctggcatgtccggctcctaggcaaagtagcggccaggcagctccgcacgctgcccctgcctgcaggcactgccccggcagctcccattggccacagttcctggccaatgggagctgcggagccggtgctcggggcaggaGTGTCATGCGAAGACTCCCTGACCGCCCCTGCACCTAGAAGCTGGACATGcgagctgcttctgggagccgcacggaGTCAGGGCAGGTAGTAAATCTGCCTTACCCCACTATGCCGCCGattggacttttagcggcctattaaaatctcccggatgcTTTCTCTAGTCACCGGGAGGTGGATGCTGATTCTGGTAGACCCCGGACAATCCAGGAGGGCTGGCAACCCGAGCTGTCAGCAGAGTTCGGTGAGAGGGGGCCCAGGAAGCCAGCTGAGCCCCATCCCTACCTCGCCCGCAGCCTCCAGTAAGTGTTTGGAGCACGGGAcaatgaggggaggaggaggcagcaaggCACTGGGGGGAtggctggggagctcagggaggaaatgggagcaggggggtggaggaggcagctgGGCCCAGGGGCATTGGGCGGGGGGCCAGTGTTTAAAGTGCCCCCCAAAAGTAGCCACATGTAAATCCCTGAGCACGCCCCAGGTCAGGTGTGTTCGAATCAGGGttatggtgttttcccaaattaatgccaggttcctttctcctttttattaaaagtttcctCGGCTGTATAGACTCTGTGCTTTCGAGTGGGGAAGTGTTGCCTCTTATACGCACCCagagccggttctgtgttgtattgttaagAGGGACCCCTGGATATTGAACCCTTGTTATTAAATAGTTATAAATTTGATGATTAACGTTTAAATCTTGTTGTGTCCATATGGGAGTGTTAACGTTATCACATGAAGCTAAATTATTTACATTATGTTACAATAGTTACTGTCACTAACATTCAGATTATGTCCGTTTACAACAAAATCACATTTTGTCCTAAAACAAAAACTACCATGTTCCATATACACAATAGACGTGTTAGAGGAATTCTGTCTCAGCTCAAAGTGACCTCTGGAGGATGTGACCTCATCTCGCTTGTCAGAAATCTACCCCAGTCCTCTCTCTTCTGCACAAGCTTCAGGCTATAAAGTGTAGACGTCTGAGGTCCTTTTCGCCAGACTCACCCATAGCGGTGATCTCCAGGCATCATTAACACGTTATTTTTCCATAGTCCCAGAGATACAATGGGAGATTTTATATATTTCACCCTTGCTAACTTAACCATGTACACGACAATCGTTTTGTTCTGATGGAAATATATAATGTCATGAAGAGTCCGCCAAGCTTGTCGATCTCTTTCCTCTTGGGAGGCATTATCCCACACTACTTCCCGAATCTCAGCTGGTGATTTTCCAAATTTCCAGCATATTCCTCTCGAATGATTCCTTCTGCTGTTGTCTGTATCCAGGTCTGGGCTTGCGCACCGGTAATAGCCAAGCAGGTGGCTTGTTCCTGTATCTCTAGAGCTTGCACAAGCACTTGATGATCCTGCGAGGAGATATTAAGCACAACTTCAGCCAGATTAGCCTCCAAGCACCACAATAGGCCTAATGCTTGCAGTGAAGAGATTAACAGGATATGCAAATATTCCAGTGCCCCTCCTATTACAACCTACTTTATTCTGCAGCACCTCCAGATCAATTGCATTTAGACCTCCTACGCCCCCAATTCCCAGTACGTCCCCTGCAGTGCTCCTTCTAGCTCTTCTTAACTGTCTAAGCCAGTTCGTGACCTCCACCAATTGTCCCACCCAGTGAGGAGTGCCACCATACACTGACTGCAGTTACCACTGACACTAGCAACTGAGACTCCCTGTACAGACATTTCTACCTGTTTTAGACTGTAGTGGGTAATCCAGGACTTTCTGCGTCCTGTCCCTACGAATAACATAGGATCCCTCTTTTTGCAGGCAAGGGTGATACGGATCCTCAGTTCAAAAGGTAGGTGCTGCAACTCTATTCATGGTTGAGGTGGAGCTCTGCACACAGTAACGGGTAAATTACCACGTGAAGTATAAAGCGATGGACGCGTGAACACACGGGGCTAAACTAAATCCATTCTCAAAGCGGCTACAGCAGGGCAACTTCCGTGTGTAGTCAAGACCTCAGAGTAACTCTGCCATGGGGGAAGGGAGCTCTGGTTCCGGGGCCCATTCAGTCCTGTGAAAGGGACACTCATGCTGTTTGTGGTTGTGGGTCTTTCTGTGTGGAATAGCCATGAGACCCAGCAAACTCGTTCCACACCAACCGTCCCCTGCTCCCCAAGAGGCTGCATCATTCCAGCTAAGACAAGCCCCCCAGGGACTCGCCTATACTAGGAAATGCTTGagactctgcctcctccctgtccTGAGCCGCAGAGCCAATTACACTGAGATGGCAGGGAGAAAATCACAGTAATGAGGAGATAATGGGGAGCGAAAATGAAGGAAAATTTGTCATCTTCTCACTTAGGGCCGGATCCTGCAGCAAGCTGAGCACTTCCAGCAGCTGTTGAGTGATCCCTGCAGCccgtggagcacccacagagtcggtgcctatgccgtGGGGCTGAACCCCCCCAACCTCTCCCCGGGGATGGAAAATGCAGAACTCACATGGTCGTTTTCATGCAATTGCTGCTGGTGGCTTCCTAGAGTctgtttgggtatgtctacactacgggattaatccgaatttagataattcggatttgagaaacaggttgtataaagtcgaaatgagtgcggccacactagcacagtaattcggtggtgtgtgtccaagtaccggggctagcgtcgatttctgcaccgttgcactgtgggtagcaattccatagctatcccatagttcccgcagtctcccgcgcccattgggattgtgggttaagatcccagtgcctgatgggacaaaaaacatcgtcgcaggtggttctgggtacagcctcacttcctccctccctccctccctccctgcatgaaagcaacggacggcagacaaccattttcgcgccttttttcctgggtgggtgaacactgcagactccataccacggcaagcatggagcccgctgaggtcaagacagcactcatgaacattgtaaacacctcgcgcgttctcgtggagtttatgctcagccaggaccagaaaaacgaggagaggaggcagcggcggcggcagcgcagcgacaagcatgatgaggacatggacacggacacggacacagaattcagtgaaaccacaggccccggtgctttggagatcatgttgttaatggggcagattctatccatggaacgccgattctgggcaagggaaacaagcacagactggtgggaccgcatagtgttgcaggtctgggacgattcccagtggctgcggaactttcgcatgcgtaagggcactttcatggaactttgtgacttgctgtcccctgccctgaaacgccagaataccaagatgagagcagccctcacagttgagaagcgcgtggcgatagccctgtggaagcttgcaacgccagacagctaccggtcagtcgggaatcaatttggagtaggcaaatctactgtgggggctgctgtgatgcaagtagccaaagcaatcactcaggtgctgctacgaaagttagtgactctgggaaatgtgcaggctatggtggatggttttgctgcaatgggattccctaactgtggtggggcaatagacggaacccatatccctatcttggcaccggagcaccaagccaccgagtacataaaccgcaaggggtacttttcaattgtgctgcaagcacttgtggatcacaagggacgtttcaccaacatcagcgcgggctgggcgggaagggttcatgacgctcgcgtcttcaggaacactactctgtttaaagggctgcagcaagggacttactttccggaccagaaaataaccgttggggatgttgaaatgccaatagttattcttggggacccagcctaccccttattgccatggcttatgaagccatacacaggcagcctggacaggagtcaggagctgtttaactacaggctaagcaagtgcagaatggtggcagaatgtgcatttggccgtttaaaaggtcgctggcgttcattattgactcgctctgacctcagccaaagaaatctccccattgttatttctgcttgctgtgtgctccacaatctctgtgaaagtaagggggagacctttatggcggggtgggaggctgaggcaaatcgcctggctgctgattacgcgcagccagacaccagggcgattagaagatcacaccaggaagcggtgtgcatcagagaagctttgaaaaccagtttcatggctggccaggctaccgtgtgaaatatctgtttgtttctccttcatgaaaaccctccccctttactgactgattttctgtaaggaacccaccctgccccttcccccagctttctttcaaaccaaataaagtcactatcatttaaaaatcatttattctttattaatagattagaaaaagagggagggaacccgggtggtatttgggaggaggattgctgggaaggaaaaagccacaaagaaaaggttaaaaaaatgacagccttttgcttgggctgtctactggggtggaatgggaaggtgtatggagcctcccccccccgcgttcttacacgtctgggtgaggaggatacggaacatggggaggggggagggtggaacaggggctgaagcggcagtctgttttccagcagccgttcctgaacctccaccagacgctggagcagccccagcattgcatccttcatcctctggtcttcctgccgccatctctcatctcgatcgtctctcctctcctcacgttggtccctcctctcctcacgttggtccctcctgtcctcacgttcactgacttctttcctatactttgaaactgtttccttccactcattcagatgagctctgtcactcctgctggattgcataatttcagaaaacatctcgtctcgcgtcttcttcttacgacgccttatctgtgataaccttcgggatggaggagggaggcttgaggaatttgcagctgctgtagggaggggaaaaaagagagaattgttttaaaagctacattttgcagaacaatgcttatactctttcacggtgaccaacactgttcacattacatagcacatgtgatttctgtgcaaggtcgcattttgcctcttaatgctgagtgcctgtggctttgctgctagagatcacaggtctgggcaacagaattcggcttgcatgcggccatggtaaggtTCTGCGCcatcctttcccacataccaagcatagcttgtagagtgctgcagaagcctggccaatctcagccagttgggggggggggcagtgtggtggggcttgtctgggccccttcaggcaagtagagtgctgcggtttttctgttaacattcagcagcaccagaaaacaaactaacccccccccctctcgccatgaattctctgggatgatcgctgtacccctccccccccaccgcgtggctggtatcagggaagatccctgcaggcaccaaactacccccccccgccgccgccccccccctcgccatgaattctctgggatgatcacggtaccctccccccaccgcgtggctggtaacagggaagatccctgctagccaaacgcgaaaaactcagggccaatttcccatctgcgcttggctaactgcagggaaggatttattttccgccacaggcaaacagcccagtaggaacggccacctctgtccccttaattaagttcccgtatttcaaccaggttaccaggagtgatatcactctcctgaggattacacaacaagataaagaacggatgttgcttgaatgccagcaaacaccgggaccatacgctgccaggctttgtcaggcaatgataccagattacttgctgcaagcatggcgtggtcaagtgtcctaccatggaggagggaataaagatgcactgcccagaaaccttctggcaaggctttcggagtacctccaggagagcttcattgagatgtccctggaggatttccgctccatccccagacacgttaacagacttttccagtagctacagacttttccagtagctgaactgaccgcgaatgcaaagtcaggcaaagtaatcattaaaaaccgtttgcttttaaaacaagttttatattttaaaaggtaaactcacctgaggtcccttccatggggtcagagtcttgggtactggcttgggaggcttgggagggtacttcagtcagggtgagaaaaagatcctggctgttggggagaagggagtgctgtgtgctctctgcaagctcctcctcctcctcctcctcctcctctaccccatcggcagaatcctcaggcgtcgagactatccccgacccagaatccacgaacaaaggtggggtagtggtggcagccccccctagaattgcatgcagctcggcgtagtagcggcatgtccgcggctctgacccggagcgaccgtttgcctcctttgttttctgataggcttgtctgaactccttgactttcacgcggcactgctcagagtccctattgtggcctctctccatcatgcccttggagattttttcaaaagtttttgcatttcgtcttttagaacgaagttctgcaagcactgaatcctctccccatacagcgatcagatccagtacctccctcacggtccatgctggtgctctttttcgattatcagcctgcatggttacctgtgctgatgagctatctgtggtcacctgtgctctccacgctgggcaaacaggaaatgaagttcaaatgttcgcggggcttttcctgtctacctggccagtgcatccgagtttagattgctgtccagagcggtcacaatgatgcactgtgggatagctcccggaggccaataccatcgaattgcggccacactaaccctaattcgaactgctaaaatcgattttggcactactccgctcgttggggtggagtacagaaatcgatttaaagggccctttacatcgaattaaatagcgtcgttgtgtggacggttacagggttaattcgaattaaagctgataaatccgaattaaagtcgtagtgtagaccaggccttagaggctttcccttcaccctcccacttccctggttcttgtctcGCAGACAGCAAGCAGAAAAAGATCAGAAGTCCGAAGCACagacaatgtgatgtttattggggttagtttccaagcaagcatattctgaagcccttcacaccagtcgggCTTATCTCTATACAACGATAGCGTCCAAACCTCCCCACCAGCCCCTTGGGGAGTCGCTCCATTGGTTAATTACTGTCCCTGCGAGAAAACAACACCTTATTTCCAGACCGAATTTGTCGAACTTCAGCCATTCAATCATGTTGAACCAtttgcctggagccagccctgcagtgaGCTCAGCCTCgcacagagaggcaaagggatttccccccagcagcagaactgGGACCGGACCCCAGGTCTCTGATCTCCCAGCTCAGGGCACTGGCCACTCGACTGCTGCAGCCGGCAGGGTTGATGGATTGATCCTAGGGATCAGCTGCACCAAACCTCTCCCATCTCTGTTTATTTCCCTCTAGCCAGCTCTGCCAGAGGCTTTCGGGTGCCCTAGCCCGGTGCCGCTGCCTGGCATTGTGCAGACCCCACAGCCTGGCTAGGTCTATTTAATTAAAACCCACTTGTTGCTTTTCATCCCTTTGTCTCCCAGCAACGATCACCCCCCTGCCTGGTGCTGATGGGCCGGAGCCCGGGCTCAGCGCAGCCAACACCTGGCAGCAGGTGGAACACACACAAACCTCCTGTCTCAGTGGGGAGATTCGGTTACACGGCAGCCGCTTCCTCAAAGCCTCTTTGCCAGTCTGGGGCTTTCAACCACGGCCGCTCCACTTGCCAGTGCTCCCAGAGCAGCTCTGGCACCTGCTGTGGGTGACACCCCCCAGTTAGTACCATACCCCCCATTCCATGCCCAGGTGATTTGACTGGTTAATTAATTAAACTTTAAAAGGCGGACCCCCATCCCCATGAGATAGATCAGCATCATTACCTCTGCTTAACAGAGGGGGACAAgatactagaccccactctcctctcagtactgggaatagaacccaggagtcctgacacccaaccttcccctcccccgttctaaccattagaccccgctcctctcccagcactggggctagaacccaggaatcctgagcgCATACACTTCCTGTGATTTGTGGCATCCTGTCAGTGCGGAGGATTTCCATGGGCAGGGAGAGGTGCAGCCCTTTGGGTCGGGATTGGAGAGAGACGGAGCCACTAGGCATCGTTATTATTCCGTGGAGCCTGGTCCCTGCTCCGCACGCACTGAGGGGTGAATCCCCCTTCTTCACCCCCTTCAGCACAGCCCAGGGCCTTCCCTTGCTACTGGGCCCAGGTGCAGGACACGAACCAACAGAGTGATTCTGCAGCGGCTGCAACCTGCTGTGTCCATCAACACTCCCAGGATGGCTGGGAGCAGATAACAGCACCACTGATACCCACTGAGCTACTGGGAGTGGGGGCAAGAGGTCTACGGGCCAGAGGGGCACAGGTATggggttagatagatagatagatagatagatagatagatagatagatagatagagtgtatggggatggatgggtatATTCAGGGAGTGCtgggggatggacagacggagCAAATAGAATTGGCCCACTGTATTTTTTTCTAACACctgggggtgggattttcaagagcctacaggtaacattttcaaaagcacttaattgACTTAAGAGTATAGCGGTGTGAATAACAGCTTTCTCAGTTCGCTGGCAATCCCAGAAAACCGGAGGGAAATAGTTTTCAATTCAGCCCAACACAATTTTGTAAAAACTTTTTGCTTTACCGACAAATTtggaaaaattcattttgggttcaacctgaaactattttttttgacattttcagtgaattgaaaagtaaaaaaaaaaacctatttcatTCGATTCCTTTTTATTTCAAGCATTTTTGATATCATAAATTAGAGAGACTTTCAAAGCAAAAACTAGTTTGGAACCAGAAAATCAAATTGTTTCCATTTCTTCTGGAGGTTTTGGAGGCTCGTGTTCCCACTGCCAGCGCTCAGTCGACAAGAGCTCCCTGctatgccagctgcttccaggccTCACCGTGCATTTCACCCTCCATCCGGGACTCTCATCTATTGCACGTCTGCTTTGTTGCATCTCCGAGGAGGTAATGGGAATCCTCAGCAGTGTGGCTGATGAGATCTGCTCCCTCCCTTGCCTTTATAACCCCTCTTCACCCCACCCCTAATTTAAATGCTGTCCAACCAGCCATTGGGAAAAAATCCTCATTAAAGAGacagagagtcctggggcacctttaagactaacagatgtattggagcataagctttcgtgggtgaatgcccactttgtcagatgcatgtggtggaaatttccaggggcagatataaatatgcaggcaagaatcagtctggagataacgaggttagttcagtcagggagggtgaggtcctctgctagcagttgaggtgtgaacaccaagggaggagaaactacttttgtagttggctagccattcacaggctttgtttaatgctgatctgatggtgtcaaatttgcaaatgaacttttCCTTGGGAAATGTGGCTCATTTCATTCCTTGATGGCTCATACATTTACTTAGATTGGATGCTGTCTAGGGAAGGGCCCCAAGGGAAGAGTGAAGACATGGagcacctgaactacaattcccaggtGACATCATGGTACCTAGTGCAGAGTCTACTCGCCAAATTCCCAGTCTGTGTCTCCACTCCATTCTCCACATCCTGTCCTGAACTGGGCAGCAGTGGAAGGTCGAACCACTCCCCTGCTCTGTGCAGTTTGTCTCTTGGATCTGGGCTTCATTAGCTGGGCCCATCTCTGGTAGGAACTTTGTCAACATTTCCTGGCGTCTCCCTGTTCCTGGTAGCCCCTCCAGATCCCCAACACAACTCCACCTTCCTAATAACCCTTTGCAAATCAGTTATCAATGGCCCATGACTTCAGCCAGGCTCAATGCAATGGCAATAAAAAAGCCAAGTGTTTCCTTGCAAAAATCTTGCCTCTTTAACAGCATCACCAGCCCCAAACCTTCAAAAATTAAGAGTCCAGTCCctgaaaaatcaggagattggctgaaaagtcaagatttttttttaaatcatttgcaTTGGGTTCTGTTTCTTTACTTTCTGGATTCTGAGCCTTGCAGGGTTagattttccagcttttctgtgCAAGGGCAGAaaacatgcttaaaaaaaaagaagaaagccaAGATTCTCCTGTAATCCCAtgactcccagagctggggctttaacgTCAAAGAGCATGAGACTCGTGACAAAATCGTATCACTGGGAGTTGTTTGGATCTGGAATTGTGGCTTGGGCCCAACTCCAGCAGAAACGAGTCCTGAGTGTGTTCCCTGGCTATTTCCTAGAGACTTCTCTGCTGCTGGAAACCCTCCTGGATCCCCACCCTAATGTCACCTCCCTGACCCTCCGCACCATACCCTTCTGAACAGTCAGCCTTCAGGACCTGGGCCAATCCAGTCCCATTCACATTAGTATtatttcttagggcttgtctacactactgtgcagggtcgatctaagatacgcaacttcagctacgtgaatagcgaaGCTGacgtcgatgtacttagatctacttactgcggtgtcttcactgcagtaagtcgacagctgatgctCTTCCATCTGCTTCGCTTGCACTCCTCATTTTGGTGGAGTACCggtgtcaacaggagagcgctcagcgCTCagctagatgcgataaatcgagccccgctggatcgatcgcgggtagtgtagacaagcccttaggtgtATTACTGTTAGGGttccccccactctgaactctggggtacagatatgggaacccgcatgaaagaccccctagcttatattctaccagcttaggttaaaacttccccaaggcacaaattcctttccttgtccttggacggtattgctgccaccaccaagtgatttaaaaattcagggaagggtcacttggaatccctatccccccaaaatatccccccaacctccttcaccccctttcctgggaaggcttgagaataatataccaaccaattgccttagcaatgtgggcacagaccagaccctttctctttaggacactgaaatcgatcaggttcttaaaagaagaactttatttataaagaaaaaagtaaaagaatcacacctgcaaaatcaggatggaaggaaactttacagggtaataaaaagacttaaaatacagaggattcccctctgggctcagctaCACAGTTACAATAACAAGAATAAAATGacctctgtagcataggaaaatgTAAAGTCCTCTACATCTCCGTGGATCCAGtagttcagggcttgtctactcttATGGCACAGCTGAGCCACTGCAGTGCTTAGTGAAGAGTTTCTCCTCCGGCTTTTCCACACTtctgagcaacgtagttacacTGACATTAGCGTAAACCAGGGCTTAGAGTCAACCCCCTCGCGTCCAATGGGGAGTGTTCGCCCTGGAAGGCTGCCTGGTTTCTATTACCTTTCATTGGATGCTCAGAGAAAAAAACCCTCAGAAAGAAGCAATGTTTTCAAGCGTGTCAATGACATGCAAAAGGGCCCAGCTCTTTCATAAATGAAGTTCTAGTGAGGCTCCCACTGTGTGTCGTTCCACTCACCTCTGGCACGCCCTGTGAGATGGACACAGTGTTTCAGTGTTATTAACACTGGGGAACTCCGCGGACCAAGATCTgaaagagaagaaggaaacaTTTCCAGTGGATAGCGCAGCACCTGGGAAATCCAATCCAGTGAGAAACCTCTCCTCGGGGATTCAGCTGATCCAAGAGCGTCATTtacaacaataacaaaaagaaGTCTACAATATGCATAACGTACCCACCTGTCTGTCTCTGGACACtcccatctatccccatacagtCCTACCTATCTCTTCCCATATACTCCCATCAGtctccatacacacccatctatctaacCATCCCCATGCATACCTATCCCTATAATCTTCCATCTACCTATACactcccatctatctatccatccacagGTGCTTGAACTAAGGGTGAAGGgggtgcagcaccccctggcttgaagaaGTCGTTcccatcacatacagggtttacagtttggttcaatggctctcagcgccccactacacaaattgttctaGCATCTCTGTATCCATCCCCATTGACTCCTCCCTATTTATCCCTACACActcccatagactcatagaatgtagggctggaaggaacttcgagagtcatctagttcagtcccccaTGTTGAGACTGGACCATGTAGACATAGATCATctatgacaggtgtttgtccaacatgttCTTAAACCTcccatgatggggattccacagctccGTTGATACCTGTTCCAGTGCTGAACTAGCCTTAACATTAGAatctttttcctaatatcgaacctaaacctcccttgctgcagatgaagcccattacttcttgtccttcctcCCCAATCGAACACTGTCCTCCATGGGTGGCACGTGAACTACCGGCTGGGGGAgactagcccccagccctgccccttctgacCGAGACCATGCCCCTTCCATTCCCACCAGAGCCCAGCATCCCCGCTCCACAGCCACCGGCCCAGTCACATCACAGACTAGCCCCCCAGTCCTGGAGTGCCAGGAAGGCGGGTGGTGCatggccccagcctccccagccccagctggagcactcgggggctggagcaggactggAGCCGCCACACACgggagagggggaggacatgcctggctgtttgaggACTCACAGGCTCCCCCAGCCTATGTGACCAGCCGCCCATGCAGTCGTCTTTATAACAGTCATTAATGTAGGCTCCTCTTCAGagttcttttctcaagactaaacttgcccagtttttttaagttttcctcacaggtcaggttttctaaaccttttatcagttttgttgctctcctttggactctctccaatttgtccccatgttTCCTAAAGGACGGCACGCAGAattggacactgtactccagctgaggcctcaccagttccTCACAATGGAGCGAGGCAGTCTGGCTCCCCACTGCCCCGGAGGGGGACAAGTCCCGGCCGAACTGCGCTACAGagctatgcatttgatttttttcttcttaagtgTAGCACTTTGCCCTTGTCTTTACTGAAGTTCACCctcttgatttcagaccaattctccaatttgtcatggttgttttgaattctaattctctCCTCCAAAattcttgcaacccctcccagcttggtttcatccacaaactttataagcacactctccactccattacccaagtctttaatgaaaatattagaTAGTACCAGACGAGGACAGACCcgctagatacatcctcccagtctGAAAGTGAAccttgataactactctttgagtacagtctttcaacca encodes the following:
- the LOC135977076 gene encoding SRRM2 protein homolog rsr-2-like, with the translated sequence MQADNRKRAPAWTVREVLDLIAVWGEDSVLAELRSKRRNAKTFEKISKGMMERGHNRDSEQCRVKVKEFRQAYQKTKEANGRSGSEPRTCRYYAELHAILGGAATTTPPLFVDSGSGIVSTPEDSADGVEEEEEEEEELAESTQHSLLPNSQDLFLTLTEVPSQASQASTQDSDPMEGTSAAANSSSLPPPSRRLSQIRRRKKKTRDEMFSEIMQSSRSDRAHLNEWKETVSKYRKEVSEREDRRDQREERRDQREERRDDRDERWRQEDQRMKDAMLGLLQRLVEVQERLLENRLPLQPLFHPPPSPCSVSSSPRRVRTRGGEAPYTFPFHPSRQPKQKAVIFLTFSLWLFPSQQSSSQIPPGFPPSFSNLLIKNK